One window of the Fibrobacter sp. UWP2 genome contains the following:
- the rpsH gene encoding 30S ribosomal protein S8 — translation MAMTDTIADMLTRIRNASKAQLPVVDIPASNLKREIARVLQEKGFIKKFVVVDDGKQGVLKILLRYTKGASAIQGIQRVSTPGLRHYVDVAKLPRVRNGLGYAIISTSKGVMTDHEAREQKVGGEVLAKVW, via the coding sequence ATGGCAATGACAGATACAATCGCCGATATGCTCACCCGCATCCGCAACGCCTCCAAGGCTCAGTTGCCCGTGGTGGACATCCCTGCCAGCAACCTGAAGCGTGAAATCGCTCGCGTTCTGCAGGAAAAAGGTTTCATCAAGAAGTTCGTCGTCGTCGATGACGGCAAGCAAGGTGTTCTCAAGATCTTGCTCCGTTACACGAAGGGCGCTTCTGCAATTCAAGGCATCCAGCGCGTTTCTACACCGGGTCTTCGTCACTATGTTGACGTGGCCAAGCTCCCGCGTGTCCGTAACGGCCTCGGCTATGCCATTATCTCCACATCAAAAGGCGTGATGACCGACCACGAAGCCCGCGAACAGAAGGTGGGTGGTGAAGTCCTCGCAAAGGTCTGGTGA
- the rpmD gene encoding 50S ribosomal protein L30, whose amino-acid sequence MKKVRITLIKGTVRRLPMHRANVAALGLRKIGQTVEHNLTPAIQGMINAVADMVKVEEI is encoded by the coding sequence ATGAAGAAAGTTCGTATTACTTTGATCAAGGGTACCGTTCGTCGCCTTCCGATGCACCGCGCCAACGTGGCTGCACTCGGTCTCCGCAAGATCGGTCAAACTGTTGAACACAATCTGACCCCCGCCATCCAGGGCATGATCAATGCCGTGGCCGACATGGTCAAGGTCGAGGAGATTTAA
- the rplV gene encoding 50S ribosomal protein L22, with translation MQAVAKVKNVRYGVRKLRRVVDLVRGKRVDEAFAMLSILHTQTKGAPLVENALKSAVANFKQKSAAPVTAEELVVKTITADGGTIMKRIHPRSQGRAFRIEKPLSHITVIVADKEK, from the coding sequence ATGCAAGCTGTAGCTAAAGTGAAAAACGTCCGTTACGGTGTGCGCAAGCTCCGCCGCGTCGTGGACTTGGTCCGTGGCAAGCGCGTTGATGAAGCCTTCGCCATGCTCTCCATTCTCCACACGCAGACCAAGGGTGCTCCGCTCGTCGAAAACGCCCTCAAGTCCGCAGTGGCCAACTTCAAGCAGAAGTCCGCAGCTCCGGTAACCGCAGAAGAACTCGTGGTCAAGACCATCACTGCTGATGGCGGCACGATCATGAAGCGTATTCATCCGCGTTCCCAGGGTCGCGCTTTCCGTATCGAAAAGCCGCTTTCCCACATCACCGTCATTGTCGCAGACAAGGAGAAATAA
- the rpmC gene encoding 50S ribosomal protein L29, which translates to MKARELKELGVDQLKEKLAQLNLDLFNYRMTAKLGNLEKPSLIQTTRKDIARIKTILSEKAKA; encoded by the coding sequence ATGAAAGCACGTGAATTGAAAGAACTGGGCGTTGACCAGCTCAAGGAAAAACTGGCTCAGTTGAATCTCGATTTATTCAATTACCGCATGACTGCGAAGCTCGGTAATTTGGAAAAACCCTCTTTGATCCAGACGACCCGCAAGGATATCGCCCGTATCAAGACCATCCTCAGCGAAAAGGCCAAGGCATAA
- the rplN gene encoding 50S ribosomal protein L14 — MIQEETRLVVADNSGAKEVACIRVLGGTNRRYASIGDVIKVAVKDAIPQSKVKKGSVADAVVVRTRKEISRPDGTFIRFSDNAVVLITKDGEPRGTRIFGPVARELREKNYMKIISLAPEVL, encoded by the coding sequence ATGATTCAAGAAGAAACCAGACTCGTCGTGGCTGACAACAGTGGAGCCAAGGAAGTCGCCTGCATCCGTGTTTTGGGTGGCACAAACCGTCGCTATGCTAGCATCGGTGATGTCATCAAGGTAGCCGTTAAAGACGCTATCCCCCAGAGCAAGGTGAAGAAGGGTTCCGTGGCCGACGCCGTCGTCGTGCGCACACGCAAAGAAATCTCCCGTCCGGACGGAACGTTCATTCGTTTCTCGGACAACGCTGTGGTTCTCATCACCAAGGATGGCGAACCGCGTGGAACCCGTATTTTTGGACCGGTGGCTCGTGAGCTCCGCGAAAAGAATTACATGAAGATCATCTCCCTCGCACCTGAGGTTCTGTAA
- the rpsC gene encoding 30S ribosomal protein S3: MGHKTHPNGLRLGVIRGWESKWYAEDNFADLLYEDIVLRRYLMKRFEHASLSKVGIERTVKKVNVNLFTARPGIVIGKKGEELERVKGELQFLTGKEIYISVHEIKRPETDAKLVAENIARQLEKRISFRRAMKRAIQSAMRLGVEGIKVQCGGRLGGAEIARVEKYAEGRVPLHTLRADIDYATSIAKTVYGAIGIKVWVMHGEKIGKDVMSDNKREK, encoded by the coding sequence ATGGGTCACAAAACTCATCCTAATGGTCTTCGTCTTGGCGTAATCCGCGGTTGGGAATCCAAGTGGTATGCCGAAGACAATTTTGCCGATCTTCTTTACGAAGACATCGTGCTCCGTCGCTACTTGATGAAGCGTTTTGAACATGCCTCCCTCTCCAAGGTCGGCATCGAACGCACCGTCAAGAAGGTGAACGTCAACCTCTTTACCGCCCGCCCGGGTATCGTTATCGGTAAGAAGGGCGAAGAATTGGAACGCGTCAAGGGCGAACTCCAGTTCCTCACCGGTAAAGAAATCTATATTAGCGTCCACGAAATCAAGCGCCCGGAAACGGATGCCAAGCTCGTGGCCGAAAACATCGCTCGTCAGCTCGAAAAGCGTATTTCTTTCCGCCGCGCTATGAAGCGCGCCATCCAGAGCGCCATGCGCCTCGGTGTGGAAGGAATCAAGGTGCAGTGCGGTGGCCGCCTTGGTGGTGCCGAAATTGCCCGCGTCGAAAAGTATGCCGAAGGCCGCGTGCCTCTGCACACTCTCCGTGCTGACATCGATTACGCAACCTCCATTGCTAAGACCGTCTATGGCGCCATCGGTATCAAGGTGTGGGTCATGCACGGTGAAAAGATTGGCAAGGACGTCATGTCCGACAACAAGAGAGAGAAGTAA
- the rplO gene encoding 50S ribosomal protein L15 codes for MELNTLNPGKAAKGKGRKRIGRGPGSGWGTTAGRGQKGAGARKSAKAGRVAFEGGQMPIHRRIPKRGFKHAGIEFQIVNIKRLAATSVTEFDAQAMFDQGLIKDIDRPVKVLAFGTIEKAINVKVNAISEKAKAAIEAAGGKVEII; via the coding sequence ATGGAACTGAATACTCTCAATCCTGGCAAGGCTGCCAAGGGCAAGGGCCGCAAGCGTATCGGTCGTGGCCCGGGTTCCGGCTGGGGCACCACCGCTGGCCGTGGCCAGAAGGGTGCCGGTGCTCGTAAGAGCGCTAAGGCCGGTCGTGTCGCCTTCGAAGGCGGCCAGATGCCGATCCACCGTCGTATTCCGAAGCGCGGCTTCAAGCATGCCGGCATTGAATTCCAGATCGTGAATATCAAGCGCCTCGCTGCTACCAGCGTGACTGAGTTCGACGCACAGGCTATGTTCGACCAGGGCCTCATCAAGGATATCGATCGTCCCGTCAAGGTGCTCGCATTCGGTACCATCGAAAAGGCCATCAATGTAAAGGTTAACGCTATCAGCGAAAAGGCAAAGGCTGCCATTGAAGCTGCTGGCGGCAAAGTCGAGATCATCTAA
- the rplC gene encoding 50S ribosomal protein L3: protein MNGILAKKLGMTQVFTEQGECVPVTVLEAGPCVVVSHKTEEKDGYTAVQIGFGLKKEQRANKAELGHFKKADVAVREHLAEFDEADLESWPVGKEFGAADFADAKMVNVSGISKGHGFSGAIKRHGFHSGPRSHGTHNMREPGGTSAHSYPGRVFPGKRMPGQYGNKKVTVKHLQVVKVDGDRNLIFVRGAVPGPKNSIIVVRKD, encoded by the coding sequence ATGAACGGTATTCTCGCAAAGAAGTTGGGAATGACCCAAGTGTTCACGGAACAGGGCGAATGCGTCCCTGTCACGGTTCTCGAAGCCGGTCCGTGCGTGGTCGTTTCCCACAAGACAGAAGAAAAGGACGGTTACACTGCTGTCCAGATCGGCTTTGGTCTTAAAAAAGAACAGCGTGCCAACAAGGCAGAGCTCGGCCACTTCAAGAAGGCTGATGTTGCTGTTCGTGAACACCTCGCCGAATTTGATGAAGCGGATCTCGAATCCTGGCCGGTTGGCAAGGAATTCGGCGCCGCCGATTTCGCCGATGCCAAGATGGTGAATGTCTCTGGCATTTCCAAGGGTCACGGATTCTCTGGTGCCATCAAGCGCCACGGTTTCCACAGCGGTCCTCGTTCCCATGGTACGCACAACATGCGCGAACCGGGTGGTACGTCCGCTCACTCCTATCCGGGTCGCGTGTTCCCGGGCAAGCGTATGCCTGGTCAATACGGCAACAAGAAAGTGACCGTCAAGCACCTCCAGGTCGTCAAGGTTGACGGCGACCGCAACCTGATCTTCGTCCGCGGCGCAGTTCCGGGCCCGAAGAACAGCATTATCGTGGTGAGGAAAGACTAA
- the rplF gene encoding 50S ribosomal protein L6 yields MSRIGKAIINIPAGVKVAVNGQNIKVEGPKGKLETTVHELIQIKLEGDQLSFSRPNDEKFTRAMHGTTRALVANMVEGVTKGFQKTLEIVGVGYRVEQKGKDLNLVLGFSHPVIFKAPEGVELKAVDPLKITISGIDKQKVGQAAAEIRKYRRPEPYKGKGIKYEGEIVRRKQGKKTGK; encoded by the coding sequence ATGTCCCGTATCGGAAAAGCTATTATCAATATCCCGGCTGGCGTTAAAGTCGCCGTCAATGGTCAAAACATCAAGGTTGAAGGTCCCAAGGGCAAGCTCGAGACTACAGTTCATGAACTGATCCAGATCAAGCTCGAAGGCGATCAGCTTTCCTTCAGCCGTCCGAACGATGAAAAGTTCACCCGCGCTATGCACGGCACCACTCGCGCTCTCGTGGCCAACATGGTCGAAGGCGTGACCAAGGGCTTCCAGAAGACTCTGGAAATCGTTGGCGTGGGCTACCGCGTCGAGCAGAAGGGCAAGGACCTGAACCTCGTTCTCGGTTTCTCCCACCCGGTTATCTTCAAGGCTCCGGAAGGCGTCGAATTGAAGGCTGTTGACCCGCTGAAGATCACGATCTCCGGCATCGACAAGCAGAAGGTTGGCCAGGCTGCCGCGGAAATCCGCAAGTACCGTCGTCCTGAACCGTATAAGGGCAAGGGCATTAAGTACGAAGGCGAAATCGTCCGTCGTAAGCAAGGTAAGAAGACAGGTAAATAA
- the rplR gene encoding 50S ribosomal protein L18 yields the protein MTAIAKKRIQSRIARHERVRKSVVGTAECPRLAVRRSLSHMIAQIVDDESNKSLVQLSTTAKEFQGKFGEMTKTEQAKQLGLQVAEVAKSKGIESVVFDRGGYIYHGRVQALAEGAREGGLKF from the coding sequence ATGACTGCAATCGCTAAAAAAAGAATCCAGTCCAGAATCGCACGCCACGAACGTGTGCGCAAGTCTGTTGTCGGAACTGCAGAATGCCCTCGTTTGGCTGTTCGCCGTTCCTTGTCTCACATGATCGCCCAGATTGTCGATGACGAAAGCAACAAGTCTCTCGTTCAGCTCTCCACGACTGCCAAGGAATTCCAGGGCAAGTTCGGCGAGATGACGAAGACGGAGCAGGCTAAGCAGCTCGGTCTCCAGGTTGCCGAAGTCGCCAAGTCCAAGGGCATTGAATCCGTGGTCTTCGACCGCGGCGGTTACATCTATCACGGTCGCGTTCAGGCTCTCGCTGAGGGAGCTCGTGAAGGCGGACTCAAATTCTAA
- the rpsE gene encoding 30S ribosomal protein S5, whose translation MEREAQVSEFEDKVVHINRCSKTVKGGRRMSFSALVVVGNKNGKVGVGIGKAKEVSEAIRKGTEAAQRNIVEVQLLDGTIPHDIEVKSGSTRILLMPAAPGTGVIAGAAARAVLELAGVRNILTKIHGSSNPGTVVSACLEGLLSQKNKQDCAKLRGFEA comes from the coding sequence TTGGAACGCGAAGCTCAAGTTTCTGAATTTGAAGACAAGGTTGTACACATCAACCGTTGCTCCAAGACTGTCAAGGGTGGCCGTCGTATGTCCTTCAGCGCTCTCGTTGTCGTTGGCAACAAGAACGGCAAGGTCGGCGTTGGTATCGGTAAGGCTAAGGAAGTTTCCGAAGCTATCCGCAAGGGTACCGAAGCTGCCCAGCGCAACATTGTCGAAGTCCAGCTTTTGGACGGCACCATTCCTCATGACATCGAAGTCAAGAGTGGCTCTACCCGCATCCTTTTGATGCCGGCCGCTCCTGGTACCGGTGTTATCGCAGGTGCTGCTGCCCGTGCTGTTCTCGAACTCGCCGGTGTGCGCAACATCCTCACAAAGATTCACGGCTCCTCCAATCCGGGCACTGTTGTCAGCGCTTGCTTGGAAGGCCTGCTTTCTCAGAAGAACAAACAGGACTGCGCCAAGTTGCGCGGTTTCGAAGCCTAA
- the rplX gene encoding 50S ribosomal protein L24: MANIKKNDNVKVISGANKGKTGTVISVKAGKVTVSGVNVCKRHEKPSQTNQTGGIIEKEMPIDISNVMLLEGNTPVRTRIVREKGKKGVRTSVKTGKAV, encoded by the coding sequence ATGGCTAACATCAAAAAGAATGATAACGTCAAGGTGATTTCCGGCGCCAACAAAGGCAAGACCGGCACCGTGATCAGTGTCAAGGCCGGCAAGGTGACCGTTTCGGGCGTTAACGTCTGCAAGCGTCACGAGAAGCCGAGCCAGACCAACCAAACTGGCGGCATCATCGAAAAGGAAATGCCGATTGATATTTCCAACGTGATGCTTCTCGAAGGCAATACGCCTGTTCGTACCCGTATCGTTCGCGAAAAGGGCAAGAAGGGCGTCCGCACCAGTGTCAAGACTGGAAAGGCTGTGTAA
- the rpsQ gene encoding 30S ribosomal protein S17, translated as MDRNLRKVKQGVVTSNKMDKTITVEVENRKRHPMYNKIMTTTKKLKAHDENNEAGEGDLVEIMETRPLSATKRWRLVRIVEKKK; from the coding sequence ATGGATAGAAACCTTCGTAAAGTCAAGCAGGGTGTTGTCACGTCCAATAAGATGGACAAGACTATCACGGTTGAGGTTGAAAACCGCAAGCGTCACCCGATGTACAACAAAATCATGACTACGACCAAGAAACTCAAGGCTCACGATGAAAACAACGAAGCCGGTGAAGGTGACCTGGTCGAAATCATGGAAACTCGTCCCCTCTCTGCAACGAAGCGCTGGCGCCTCGTCCGCATTGTGGAAAAGAAGAAGTAA
- the rpsS gene encoding 30S ribosomal protein S19 translates to MSRSLKKGAFVDSHVLSKAQAMASSDKKQPIKTWSRRSTIVPDMVGLTFSVYNGKQFVPVYVSENMVGHKLGEFSMTRTFKGHRKTETAAGGK, encoded by the coding sequence ATGTCGAGATCCCTTAAGAAAGGTGCGTTCGTGGATTCCCACGTTCTCAGCAAAGCCCAGGCTATGGCTAGCTCCGACAAGAAGCAGCCGATCAAGACCTGGTCCCGTCGTTCCACAATCGTTCCGGATATGGTCGGACTCACTTTTTCCGTGTACAACGGCAAGCAGTTCGTGCCGGTCTATGTTTCTGAAAACATGGTCGGTCACAAGCTGGGTGAATTCTCCATGACCCGTACGTTCAAGGGTCACCGCAAGACCGAAACTGCTGCTGGAGGCAAATAA
- the rplE gene encoding 50S ribosomal protein L5 — protein MNQMKQFYLEKVVPALQAKFAYKNVMQIPRLEKIVVNMGVGAASQNRKILDEAVDTLTAITGQKAIVTNAKKAIAQFHLREGIGIGAKVTLHGDNMWDFLYRFINIDLPRVRDFRGLARRGFDGMGNFTLGIKEQTIFVEIDIDKISRTFGMDISFVTSAKTDDEGRALLEELGLPFRK, from the coding sequence ATGAACCAGATGAAGCAATTTTATCTCGAAAAAGTCGTTCCGGCCTTGCAAGCAAAGTTTGCCTACAAGAACGTGATGCAGATTCCGCGTCTCGAAAAGATTGTCGTGAACATGGGCGTTGGCGCAGCTTCCCAGAACCGCAAGATTCTGGACGAAGCCGTGGATACCCTCACCGCGATCACCGGTCAAAAGGCAATCGTTACGAATGCCAAGAAGGCAATTGCCCAGTTCCACCTCCGCGAAGGCATCGGCATCGGTGCCAAGGTCACCCTCCACGGTGACAACATGTGGGACTTCCTCTACCGTTTCATCAACATCGACCTTCCGCGTGTCCGCGACTTCCGTGGCCTCGCTCGTCGTGGCTTTGACGGCATGGGCAACTTCACCCTCGGCATCAAAGAACAGACGATCTTCGTCGAAATCGACATCGACAAGATCTCCCGTACGTTCGGTATGGACATCTCCTTTGTGACTTCCGCCAAGACGGATGACGAAGGCCGTGCCCTGCTCGAAGAACTTGGACTCCCCTTCCGTAAGTAA
- the rpsJ gene encoding 30S ribosomal protein S10, which produces MAGERIRIRLKSFDHRMIDRSAQDIVNTAKQTGARIAGPIPLPTKVQKYTVLRSPHINKTSREQFESRTHKRLIDILDATPQTVDSLMKLDLPAGVEVEIKV; this is translated from the coding sequence ATGGCTGGTGAACGCATCCGTATTCGCTTGAAGAGCTTCGATCATCGTATGATCGATCGCTCTGCTCAAGACATCGTGAATACAGCTAAGCAAACGGGCGCCCGTATCGCGGGCCCCATCCCTCTCCCGACGAAAGTCCAGAAATATACGGTGCTCCGCTCTCCGCATATCAACAAGACTTCTCGTGAACAGTTTGAATCTCGTACGCACAAGCGTCTGATCGACATCCTCGATGCTACGCCGCAAACTGTTGATTCCCTCATGAAACTTGACTTGCCGGCTGGTGTCGAAGTCGAAATTAAGGTCTAA
- the rplB gene encoding 50S ribosomal protein L2, translating to MGLKSYRPLTPTLRYKQIGDRKEITADKPYKPLTEGIKRSSGRNNVGEITSRRRGGGHKKLYRLIDFKRQYAGIPCTVETIEYDPNRTARIALVKYVNGKRAYIVAPADIKVGDVLNAGEGAEFRVGNALPIRNIPLNTLIHNIEMKPGKGAQLVRSAGAAAELVAKDGKLCQVRLPSGEVRLISEDCLAVVGQVSNIDHMNESSGSAGRSRWLGKRPSVRGVVMNPVDHPLGGGEGRTSGGRHPCSPWGKNSKGAKTRNNKRTDKYIVRRRQKRA from the coding sequence ATGGGTCTGAAATCTTATCGCCCTCTTACCCCGACGCTGCGTTACAAGCAGATTGGTGACCGCAAGGAAATCACTGCCGATAAGCCGTACAAGCCGCTTACCGAAGGTATCAAGCGCAGCTCCGGCCGCAATAACGTTGGTGAAATCACCTCCCGCCGTCGCGGTGGTGGTCACAAGAAGTTGTATCGTCTTATCGATTTCAAGCGCCAGTATGCCGGCATCCCCTGCACTGTCGAAACAATCGAATACGATCCGAACCGTACCGCTCGCATCGCTCTCGTCAAGTACGTGAACGGCAAGCGTGCCTACATCGTGGCTCCGGCCGACATCAAGGTCGGTGACGTGCTCAATGCTGGCGAAGGCGCCGAATTCCGTGTCGGTAACGCCCTTCCGATTCGCAACATTCCGCTGAACACTTTGATCCACAACATCGAAATGAAGCCCGGTAAGGGTGCTCAGCTCGTCCGCTCCGCTGGCGCTGCTGCAGAACTCGTTGCCAAGGACGGCAAGCTTTGCCAGGTCCGCCTTCCGAGTGGCGAAGTTCGCCTCATCTCCGAAGACTGCCTCGCTGTTGTCGGTCAGGTTTCCAATATCGATCACATGAATGAATCCTCGGGCTCTGCTGGCCGCTCTCGCTGGCTCGGCAAGCGTCCGTCTGTCCGCGGTGTCGTGATGAACCCGGTCGACCACCCGCTTGGTGGTGGTGAAGGACGTACCTCTGGTGGTCGTCATCCGTGCTCTCCTTGGGGTAAGAACTCTAAGGGTGCCAAAACTCGTAACAATAAGCGTACCGATAAGTACATCGTACGTCGTCGTCAGAAGAGGGCCTAA
- the rplD gene encoding 50S ribosomal protein L4, with protein MASAKLFAATGDFKNDIQLPAMFDEEVNKVCMYLHIKAILNNNRQGTAKTKTKSEVSGGGQKPWKQKGTGRARSGQNTSAVWVRGAKAHGPKSHDYFEKVNKKVKKIAFHSALAAKAAEGKVQVFEALSFNAPKTKDLLAVLTKSGIEQRNVLFIVSVKDQNLYLSSNNIPWCRCARVEDVNTYDVVRANNVVISQAALAELEGGR; from the coding sequence ATGGCTAGTGCAAAGCTTTTCGCTGCAACAGGCGATTTTAAGAATGATATCCAACTCCCGGCTATGTTCGACGAAGAAGTCAACAAGGTCTGCATGTACTTGCATATCAAGGCTATCTTGAACAACAACCGTCAGGGCACCGCAAAGACTAAGACCAAGTCTGAAGTCAGTGGCGGTGGCCAGAAGCCGTGGAAGCAAAAGGGCACGGGTCGCGCCCGCTCCGGTCAGAACACCTCCGCTGTGTGGGTTCGCGGTGCCAAGGCTCACGGTCCCAAGTCCCATGACTACTTTGAAAAGGTGAACAAGAAGGTCAAGAAGATCGCTTTCCACTCTGCCCTCGCTGCCAAGGCTGCCGAAGGCAAGGTGCAGGTGTTCGAAGCCCTCAGCTTCAATGCCCCCAAGACCAAGGACTTGCTTGCCGTTCTTACCAAGTCTGGTATTGAACAGCGCAACGTTCTCTTTATCGTTAGCGTCAAGGATCAGAACTTGTACCTCTCTTCCAACAACATTCCTTGGTGCCGTTGCGCTCGCGTCGAAGACGTGAACACCTACGACGTCGTTCGTGCCAACAATGTTGTCATCTCTCAGGCTGCTCTCGCAGAGCTTGAAGGAGGCCGCTAA
- the rplP gene encoding 50S ribosomal protein L16 → MLSPKRTLHRKQMKGRMKGVASRGNTMAFGEFGIQALEKCWLTARQIEAARIAMTRKIKRGGRVWIRVFPDKPVTRHPAEARMGKGKGAVEFWAAVILPGRIIFEMGGVERDLALEALHVAAQKLPLKVKIIEESEI, encoded by the coding sequence ATGCTGAGTCCTAAAAGAACATTACATCGTAAGCAGATGAAAGGCCGCATGAAGGGTGTTGCCTCCCGCGGCAATACCATGGCCTTTGGCGAATTTGGCATTCAGGCTCTTGAAAAGTGCTGGCTGACGGCTCGCCAAATCGAAGCGGCTCGTATCGCTATGACTCGTAAGATCAAGCGTGGTGGCCGCGTGTGGATCCGTGTGTTCCCCGACAAGCCGGTAACCCGTCACCCTGCCGAAGCCCGTATGGGTAAGGGCAAGGGCGCTGTGGAATTCTGGGCAGCCGTGATCCTCCCGGGTCGCATCATCTTTGAAATGGGCGGTGTCGAACGCGATCTTGCACTGGAAGCTCTCCATGTGGCAGCGCAGAAGCTCCCGCTTAAAGTTAAAATCATCGAAGAATCGGAGATCTAA
- the rplW gene encoding 50S ribosomal protein L23: protein MKEIREILVAPHVTEETTRNMVNPKTGVRKYVFRVAMDATKEDIKAAIEKRFDVKVSSVNTLINRGKIKRVRMGAAAGKKSNWKKAYITLKAGQKIAEFEGV from the coding sequence ATGAAAGAAATTCGTGAAATCCTCGTTGCTCCGCACGTGACCGAAGAAACCACCCGCAATATGGTGAATCCGAAGACTGGCGTGCGCAAGTACGTGTTCCGTGTAGCCATGGACGCTACCAAGGAAGACATCAAGGCTGCCATCGAAAAGCGCTTTGACGTCAAGGTCTCCTCGGTCAATACTTTGATCAACCGCGGCAAGATCAAGCGCGTCCGCATGGGTGCTGCCGCTGGCAAGAAGTCCAACTGGAAGAAGGCCTACATCACACTTAAGGCCGGGCAAAAGATTGCCGAGTTCGAAGGAGTATAA
- a CDS encoding type Z 30S ribosomal protein S14, which translates to MASRRMIEKCKRTPKYTVRGYNRCKRCGRPHAFMRRFGLCRICFREMALAGEIPGITKSSW; encoded by the coding sequence ATGGCAAGCAGAAGAATGATTGAAAAATGCAAGCGTACCCCGAAGTATACCGTTCGTGGGTATAACCGTTGCAAGCGTTGCGGTAGGCCGCACGCCTTTATGCGCCGCTTTGGCCTTTGCCGTATTTGCTTCCGCGAAATGGCACTCGCCGGCGAAATCCCCGGTATCACTAAGTCGTCCTGGTAA